A genomic window from Emys orbicularis isolate rEmyOrb1 chromosome 24, rEmyOrb1.hap1, whole genome shotgun sequence includes:
- the LOC135894164 gene encoding mucosa-associated lymphoid tissue lymphoma translocation protein 1-like codes for MADGSVPISTLGDAALARLCELLDNCSRGWRKLAEIAGAEKRFKCSEEELEMCSLKVLEPRGSPSQCLLQLLSERDCTLKYLLCCLDKMGHTEAFQFLSSVVQESIRIVVQPESQVVTEGTRASFTCWATGPPGLSYQWFCGKQEVPGATSPELVIDPATLQTPDWYICRVNHRASFAFSRWARLQVKRSSSPASVSGYCPTMVGLQILCQPQPCTLDEGDSLQLRCVAIGNPPPQYQWFRNGSPIEGARNSHLQVKLVTTAERGRYACKVFNLFQELWSQDTVVEIGPQLFASGGSWREEDAGSAPEHNGPSQLYATDKVALLMGNMNYLHHKHLKAPMVDVHELTNLLRQLDFKVVSLLDLSKDEMQMAVNEFLLLLDKGVYGLLYYAGHGYENFGNSFMVPIDAPRSYTSEHCLCVQSVLQSMQQRQTGLNIFLLDMCRKRNLNDDIIPQVGALQVTANIVFGYATCADAEAYELSQGELFNGIFVSFLKRWLLEEEKITVLLDKVAEDMGTLEITKGRQALELRSNLSERRALTDPIKPSEGPEEFSVRNLQWAKAHVLPESRYLQFDCGARVQLGFAAEFSNILIIYTRIIKMPQEITRCEAKLTDVPEELDVDLKFTNKESPEEMGSSLSLAWSLSFPDCCLYSRLCGLQKLRKELAFTICLQYQYQGLDDFIEESQSVNIGKPLIAKLNLCVSDGPGANTPLAHADLCADALTGSFQSTGSMETSESPAASETYRSLPCDSHLGNWCADDGQWANTPEENLSPEFPGSRSM; via the exons ATGGCTGACGGGAGTGTGCCCATCAGCACCCTGGGAGACGCTGCCTTGGCCAGGCTCTGCGAGCTCCTGGACAACTGCAGCCGGGGCTGGAGGAAACTGGCTGAAATCGCCGGCGCCGAGAAACGCTTCAAATGCAG CGAGGAGGAGCTGGAGATGTGTTCCCTGAAGGTCCTGGAGCCCCGCGGGAGCCCCAGCCAGTGcctcctgcagctgctgtcaGAGCGGGACTGCACCCTCAAGTACCTGCTCTGCTGCTTGGATAAGATGGGACACACCGAGGCCTTCCAGTTTCTCTCCAGTGTCG TCCAAGAGTCCATCAGGATCGTGGTGCAGCCCGAATCTCAGGTGGTTACAGAAGGGACCCGAGCGTCTTTCACCTGCTGGGCGACGGGGCCCCCGGGACTCAGCTACCAGTGGTTCTGTGGGAAGCAGGag GTGCCTGGtgccacctcccctgagctggtGATTGACCCAGCTACTCTGCAGACCCCGGATTGGTACATCTGCCGCGTTAACCACAGGGCCAGCTTCGCGTTCTCCAGGTGGGCCCGGCTCCAGGTCAAGCGGAGCAGCAGCCCTGCCTCAG TGAGCGGCTATTGCCCAACAATGGTGGGACTGCAGATCCTctgtcagccccagccctgcaccttgGACGAAGGGGACTCCCTCCAGCTGCGGTGCGTGGCCATCGGGAACCCACCGCCCCAGTACCAGTGGTTCCGAAACGGGAGTCCGATTGAGGGGGCGCGGAACTCCCACCTCCAG GTGAAGCTGGTGACGACCGCGGAGAGAGGCCGCTATGCCTGCAAGGTGTTTAACCTCTTccaggagctgtggagccaggacACGGTGGTGGAGATTG GcccacagctgtttgcctccggAGGCTCCTGGCGGGAGGAGGACGCAG GGAGTGCCCCAGAGCACAACGGCCCCAGCCAGCTGTACG CCACAGACAAAGTGGCCCTGCTGATGGGCAACATGAACTACCTGCACCACAAGCACCTGAAAGCACCCATGGTGGACGTACACGAACTGACCAACCTGCTGCGCCAGCTGGATTTCAAGGTGGTCTCCCTGCTGGACCTGAGCAAGGACGAGATGCAGATGGCCGTCAACGAGTTCCTTCTCCTCTTGGACAAAGGAGTGTACG gtttGCTCTACTACGCTGGGCACGGCTACGAGAACTTTGGAAACAGCTTTATGGTTCCTATTGACGCGCCGAGATCCTACACCTCGGAGCACTGCCTGTGCGTGCAGAGTGTGCTGCAGAGCATGCAGCAGCGGCAAACCGGCCTCAACATCTTCCTGCTGGACATGTGCCGCAAGAG GAATCTGAACGACGACATCATCCCGCAGGTGGGGGCGCTGCAGGTCACAGCCAACATCGTCTTCGGCTACGCCAC ATGTGCGGACGCAGAGGCCTACGAGCTGAGCCAAGGGGAGCTGTTCAACGGCATCTTCGTCAGCTTCCTGAAGCGATggctgctggaggaggagaagatcACGGTGCTGCTGGACAAGGTGGCGGAAG ACATGGGAACCCTGGAGATCACCAAGGGCAGGCAGGCGCTGGAGCTACGGAGTAACCTGTCCGAGCGACGAGCCCTCACTGATCCAATTAAACCGTCCGAGGGCCCAGAGGAGTTCTCTGTCAGGAACCTGCAATGGGCCAAGGCCCATG TGCTTCCCGAAAGCCGATACCTCCAGTTCGACTGCGGGGCTCGGGTACAGCTGGGCTTCGCTGCTGAGTTCTCCAACATCTTGATCATTTACACCCGCATCATCAAGATGCCGCAGGAGATCACACGGTGTGAAGCAAAACTCACAGATGTCCCGGAG GAGCTGGATGTGGATTTGAAATTTACCAACAAGGAGAGCCCAGAGGAAATGGGGAGCAGCCTCTCCCTGGCctggagcctcagtttccccgacTGTTGCCTCTACAGCCGCCTCTGTGGCCTGCAGAAGCTGAGG AAGGAACTGGCCTTCACCATCTGCCTTCAGTACCAATACCAAGGACTCGACGACTTCATTGAGGAGAGCCAGTCAGTAAATATCGGGAAACCACTGATTGCAAAGCTCAACCTGTGTGTCAGCGACGGGCCAGGGGCAAACACCCCACTGGCCCATGCAGACTTGTGTGCAGACGCCTTGACCGGCTCATTCCAAAGCACCGGGAGCATGGAGACCTCCGAGTCACCAGCTGCCTCAGAGACCTACCGGAGTCTGCCTTGTGACTCGCACCTTGGCAACTGGTGTGCTGACGATGGCCAGTGGGCAAACACCCCCGAGGAGAACCTGAGCCCTGAGTTCCCAGGCTCTCGCTCCATGTAG